The window CAGATATCAAAATATTTAAGTTTGCAGACCAATAATCATGCAGAGTATCAGGCGGTGATTTTAGCCTTAAAAACTGCGCAATTAAAATTTGATCCTGAAGTTATCGAATTTTATTTAGACAGCCAATTAGTGGTTGAACAATTATCTGGAAATTATAAAGTTAAAAATCAAGGCTTAAAACCATTGCATTTGGAAGTGAAAAAATTACAATTAAATTTTCCATTAGTTTTTTATCATCATATCACTCGTGAAAAAAATCAACTCGCAGATCGTTTAGTTAAAAATGAAATCAAAAAAAATATTAAAAAAGGTGATAATTATGGAAAATTATAAACCTTTATCTCCGGAATCCGAAAAAGAAATTTTGAAATTTTGGGAAAAAAATCGAGTTTTTCAAAAATTAATTGCTAAAAATAAAAATAAACCGGCTTGGTCTTTTTTGGACGGACCGATTACGGCTAATAATCCCATGGGCGTGCATCATGCTTGGGGCCGAACCTATAAAGACCTTTTTCAGCGCTATCACGCAATGAAAGGCGAGGAGCAGCGTTTCCAAAATGGTTTTGATTGCCAAGGGTTATGGGTGGAAGTTGAGGTTGAAAAAGAACTCGGCTTTAAAACTAAAAAAGAAATTGAAGAATACGGTATTGAAAAATTTGTCAAAAAATGCAAGGAAAGAGTTCAAAAATATGCGGAGGTCCAAACTGAGCAATCAATCAGGCTTGGTCAATGGATGGATTGGGAAAATTCTTACTATACTATGTCAGATGAAAATAATTATGCGATCTGGCATTTTTTGAAAAAATGCCACGAGAAAGGTTATTTATATAAAGGTCACGATTGTGTGCCATGGTGCCCAAGATGCGGTACTGCCATTTCCCAACATGAAATATTATCCGAAGAATACCGGGAAATTTACCACGAATCTGTTTATTTGAAATTACCAATAATAAACTCTGAGTTTAAAAATAGTTTTTTGTTGGTCTGGACAACCACACCTTGGACTTTACCGGGAAATGTCGCAGTAGCGGTTAATGATAAATTAGAATATGGGGTATTTAGCAATGGGCGGGAAAATTTAATTTTGCTTAAAGATTTAGCTACCAAAATCTTAAACCAAGATTTTAAACTTACCAAAACCCTCAAAGGTCAAGATTTGTTAGATTTAAAATATATCGGTCCATTTGATGATTTGGAGATGGTTTTGGGGGCGAGAGAAAAAAATCCCGAAACATTTCATGCGGTTATTAGCGATAATAATTTGGTCACTTGCGAAGAGGGAACTGGTTTAGTTCATATTGCACCGGGCGCTGGTGCTGAAGATTTTAAATTAGCAAAATCTAAGAATTTATCAGTCATCAACTTAATTGATGAGTCAGCTGGGTATTCGCCTAAACTTGGTGAATTCTCGGGCCAAAATGCCAAAAAACATCCTGAAATTATTTTAGAATATTTAAGAAATAAAGATGCTGGCAAATATTTTTATAAAGTTGAAAAGTATCAGCATCGATATCCGGTTTGTTGGCGATGCAAAAAAGAATTAGTCTGGCGAGTCGTTGATGAATGGTATATTTCTATGGATAAACTTCGCGAGCCAATGACGGTGATAACTAAACAAATCAAATGGCAGCCTAATTTTGGCTTAGCTCGGGAATTAGATTGGTTGAAAAATATGGAAGATTGGTTAATTTCAAAGAAGCGATATTGGGGTTTAGCTTTGCCAATTTTTGAATGCGAATGTGGTAATTTTGAAGTAATTGGATCTAAAAAAGAGTTGGAAGAAAAAGCAGTTTCGGGTTTTGATAAATTTGCCGGACACACTCCGCATCGTCCCTGGATTGATGAAGTAAAAATTAAATGTTCAAAATGTAACAAACCAGTTTCTCGCGTTAAAGACGTTGGTAATCCCTGGTTAGATGCGGGAATCGTGCCTTTTTCCACCATGAAATATTTTGACGATTATGAATTTTGGCAAAAATGGTATCCGGCAGATTTTATTTGTGAATCATTTCCCGGTCAATTTAAAAATTGGTTTTATTCATTAATTGCCATGAGTACAGTTTTAGAAAATTCCAAACCCTTTAAAAATGTTTTGGGATTTGCGACTGTTCGCGATGATAAAGGTGAGGAGATGCACAAATCAAAAGGAAATACAATTTGGTTTAATGAGGCAGTTGAAAAGGTGGGAGCAGACGCGATGCGTTGGTTATACAGCTTGGCTGATCCTTTTTCAAATTTAAATTTTGGTTACAAGAATATCAATGAAGCTAAAAAAGAGTTAATTATTTTTCAAAATGTAGTTAATTTTTTTGAAACCTATGCTAAAATTGATGGATGGCAAAAAAATAAAAATATTCAAGATTCAAAAAATTTATTAGATAAATGGATTCTCTCCAAATTAAATTCGACAATTGAAAATGTCTCGGGGTATTTAGATCAATTTAAACCGCACAAAGCAACTCAGCAAATTAATAATTTAATTTTAGACCTTTCACTTTGGTACCTGCGCCGCAGTCGTAAAAGAAGAAATGAAGAATTTTATCAAACGCTTTTTGAAGTAATTTTTAATATAAATATATTATTAGCGCCATTTTTACCTTATTTTAGCGAAGCGAATTATCAGCGTCTCAAATCGGAAAATGATCCTGTATCTGTGCATTTGTTAGATTTTCCAAAAGCCAAAAAAGAATTAATTTCAACTGAGTTAAATGAACAAATGGCAATAGTTCGTGAAATTGCTTCGCTGTCACTGTCTTTGCGAGACGATGCCGGTATTAAAATTAGACAACCGCTTTTAGGACTTTCGGTTTGGGGGAAAACGAGTCCGATTGAACTAAAACCAGAATTATTAGCAATTTTAGCCGAAGAAATAAATGTTGAAAAAATTGATTTTAAACCTCAAAAAGATAAAGAAAAATTTATCATTAAAAAGATTAAAGATTTAAATTTTGCCTTAGATATTGAGATTACTCCTGAGTTAAAAAGTGCGGGAATTTTAAGAGAATTAACCAGATTAATCCAAGAAACTCGAAAATTTGCTAATTTAAACCCTGACGATTTAGTTGAAATATTCCTGAAAATTGAGGATACAAATATTCAAAAAATAATTTCTAAAAATCTATCAGAGTTTCGAAAGAATATCTTAAGCTCAAAAATTACTTTTGAAAAAAATGACGTTGATTTTAAAAAAGAATCTAAAATTGACGGTAAAAATATTTGGATCGGAATCAAAAAATAGGAGATTTTGTGCCTGCAAAAGCCTCAAAAACAATTGATTGGGTCTTGTATCTTTTGGTGTTGTTATTAATTATTGTCGGAATTTTAGTAATTTATAGTATTTCTTATGATTCGAGCGGCGGGAACATTTTTCGAGATCAGATTATTTTTGCGATTATTGGTACCATCATGATGGTGATTTTTACTTTTTTGGATTATCGGAGCTTAAAGGGGTTATCAATATATTTATATTTAATTGGTTTGGTTTTATTGGTTTTAGTATATATTTTTGGGAAAGTGACCGGCGGCGCCTCAAGATGGCTTGATTTGAAATTTATTCAACTTCAACCTTCAGAAATTTTTAAATTTATTTTAATCATTACCATGGCTTCATATCTATCTAATCATCAGCGGGATTTTAGCTTCCGTCATTTTATTGCGAGCTTGCTAATTATTGTGATGCCAATTATATTAGTTTTAATTCAACCTGATTTTGGGACGGCCTTAATCTTGTTAATTATTGGCCTAAGTATGCTTTTGGCTTCGCAAATAAAAAAAATTTATTTGTTTTTATTGGTAATTTTAATAGCAATTTTTACACCCTTGACCTGGTTTTTTATTTTAAAAGATTATCAAAAAATACGATTAATTACTTTTTTGAACCCAAAAGATGATCCGTTTGGGGCAGGATATAATGTTTTACAATCATCTATTACGGTGGGTTCCGGGATGCTATATGGTCGAGGTTTTGGAAAAGGGTTTCAGAGCCAATTAAAATTTTTACCAGCTTCTCATACTGATTTTATTTTTGCCGTTTTTGCAGAAGAATTTGGTTTTATTGGTGCTTTAATTATAATCTTATTTTTTGTAATTTTAGTGATTAAAATTATTCAAATTGCCAAAATCGCGGCTGATAATTTTGGGATGCTTTTCACCGTCGGAGTCGCCACTTTATTTATTTTTCAAGTTTTAATTAATATTGGTATGAATATTGGGATTATGCCAGTGACTGGAATTCCTTTGCCATTTATTAGTTCTGGCGGTTCAGCCCTGATCACAAATATGGTATTAATCGGTATTTTACAAAGCATTATTATTCGACATAAAAAATTGAATTTTGGCTAAGATATAATTTGATTTTCGATTGAATTGATTGACAATAAATGTAAATTTTGCTATACTGAGGTAAGATTGAGGAAATATGAAAGCTATCATTTCTTATTTAGGAAAACAATTTTTAGTTTCTGAAGGTTCGGTTTTTGAGGTTTTGACGCATAATTTAAAAAAAAGCGACAAAATCAAAATCGATAAGGTAGGTTTAATCGCCAATGGCGAGAGTATTAAAATTGGAAAACCTGAGGTAGCAGGCACAATAGTTGAAGCGGAAGTGGTTGAAATTGGGAAAGGTAAAAAATTACGAGGGATTAAATTTAACGCTAAAAAAAGATATCAACGAATTTTAGGATATCGCCAAGTTGTGGCAAAAATAAAAGTCAATAAAATTAAGGTTTAATGATGTTTTCAAAAATTACAAATTATTTTACACAATCATTTCAGGAATTAAAAAGGGTTAATTGGCCAAAACGAAATGAAGTGATTAAGTTGAGTTTAATTGTAATTATTGCGACAGTTATTGCAACTTTAATTGTAGCGGGGATCGATTGGTTATTATCCCAATTATTAAATTATTTTGTGATGAAATAAATCAAATATTGATTTTAAGTTTCGAAAAGTGAGGATTAGTGGTCAAAAAGATTAACCCAAAATCAAAAGAAGCAGTTAAGGGTCAAAGAAGTTGGTACGTGATTCATACTTATTCTGGATATGAAGACCAAGTGGCAGAAACACTTAAAGAAAGAATTGAGTCTTTGGGAATGCAAGACAAGATTTTTAATGTCACTGTTCCTAAAGAAAAACAGATTGAGATTAAAAGAGGCAAGCGCAAAGTGGTCGAAAAAAGAATTTTTCCAGGCTATGTTTTGGTTGATATGATTGTCACTGATGATTCTTGGTATGTGGTCAGAAATACACCTAATGTGACTGGTTTTATTGGTTTTGGTACCCATCCAACGCCGATTGCGGATTCAGAAATGAAAATTATTCAGAAAAAAATGGGGATTGAGGAACCAAAATACAAGATTGATTTAGTGATCGGCGAGAGTGTTAAAATTACTGATGGTCCTTTTTCTGGTCTGGAAGGAGTAATTGATGAAGTTGATCAAGAAAGAGGCAAGGTGAAAGTTTTGGTGTCGATGTTTGGTCGGGAAACCCCGGTCAATTTAGACTTTTTACAGATTAAGAAAATATAAAGGACGATTGTGGCGAAAACGATTAAAACGAAAATTAAATTACAAGTTCCGGCTGCAGAAGCTAATCCAGCACCTCCGGTTGGTCCAACTTTGGGTCAGCATGGTTTGAATATTATGGAATTTTGTAATCAATTCAACGAAAGAACTCAAGATAAAAAAGGCACTATTTTACCAGTTGAAATTACAGTTTATGAAGATCGAACATTTGATTTTATTATTAAAACTCCACCAGTTGCGGAGATGATTAAAAAAACTTTAAATTTAGAAAAAGGTTCAGGTATCCCAAATAAAAATAAAGTTGGGAAATTAACCTGGGCGCAAGTTGAAGCGATTGCGAAAGATAAAATGCCAGACCTACAAGTTAATGATGTTGAAGCGGCCAAAAAAATTGTCGCCGGAACCGCCAGATCTATGGGTGTTGATGTCGCATAAATTATAAAATTTCATCAATATCAAAAAATCCCCTTTTTGGGGATTTTTTGGTTAGTTCTACCTACGAGGAGGAAAGCCAAAGGAGGGGCAAAGACTTCCACTTCACTCGTAGGTAGAACTCAATAGCTGAGAATTTAGCTGATATTTGCGATTCTTAGCTACAGGTGATATTATAGCATATGAGAAAATAAATGTCAAGTCTGGTATATTCAGTGAAAATTTATCAAAATTAGGCACATATGAAAAATTTACAAATATTAAAATTTATCTTAAATGACCCAAGTTTTCAGAAAATTAGAACTAATCTTAATAATGGTTTAAAATCGGTAAGAATCTCTGAAAAAATATCAACTCGTTCATTATTAGTAGGAGCATTATCATTTATAAAACCGGTGGTTGTAGTCGCCAAAAATAAAACTGAGGTGATACAATTTGCACACGTCTTAAATAAATTGAATCTAAATTTGGATATATTGGAAAATAAAAATAAAAATAAAAATTTTCTAAAAATTTTAGATGATTTTAATCATAAATCAACACCATTTAAAATAATTATCACTACGATAGAAGTTTTAATTGATAAAATTATTAAACCCGAATCATTTCAAAAACAAATTTTAATTTTTGAAAAAAATCAAAAAATTAAACTATCCGAAATGATTAATCGCTTACAACAATCTCATTATCAATTGCAGAATAAAGTTATTATTCCCGGAGAATATAGTTTAAGGGGAAGTGTTTTAGATGTCTTCCCTGAACATTTTCAAAAACCTGTTCGCATTGAGTTTGTTGATGATATGATTGAACAAATTTTTGAATATGATTTATATTCTGGTCAAAAAGATAAAAATCTTAATTTGATTAATATTATTCCCAAAAATAGCAATCAGTTAGATGGTCGGGTATCAGATTGGTTTTTAAAAGATTCGTTAATAATATTTAATGAATCTCAAGATATTATATCGCAAATCAAAAATTTAGAAGTAATTGGCGAAATTGATTCGATTGAAAATTTCAAAAAAACAATTCAAGCAAAAATTTTAAATTTAGATTTTTTCGTTCATAATATGAAATCTAAAAATTTTGAGGTTTTAAGTTTCGAAAAATTTGCCGGAA is drawn from Patescibacteria group bacterium and contains these coding sequences:
- a CDS encoding ribonuclease HI family protein — protein: MKLDKLIIFCDGGAANNPGPAAAGVVFYNSNGKKLLQISKYLSLQTNNHAEYQAVILALKTAQLKFDPEVIEFYLDSQLVVEQLSGNYKVKNQGLKPLHLEVKKLQLNFPLVFYHHITREKNQLADRLVKNEIKKNIKKGDNYGKL
- the ileS gene encoding isoleucine--tRNA ligase — translated: MENYKPLSPESEKEILKFWEKNRVFQKLIAKNKNKPAWSFLDGPITANNPMGVHHAWGRTYKDLFQRYHAMKGEEQRFQNGFDCQGLWVEVEVEKELGFKTKKEIEEYGIEKFVKKCKERVQKYAEVQTEQSIRLGQWMDWENSYYTMSDENNYAIWHFLKKCHEKGYLYKGHDCVPWCPRCGTAISQHEILSEEYREIYHESVYLKLPIINSEFKNSFLLVWTTTPWTLPGNVAVAVNDKLEYGVFSNGRENLILLKDLATKILNQDFKLTKTLKGQDLLDLKYIGPFDDLEMVLGAREKNPETFHAVISDNNLVTCEEGTGLVHIAPGAGAEDFKLAKSKNLSVINLIDESAGYSPKLGEFSGQNAKKHPEIILEYLRNKDAGKYFYKVEKYQHRYPVCWRCKKELVWRVVDEWYISMDKLREPMTVITKQIKWQPNFGLARELDWLKNMEDWLISKKRYWGLALPIFECECGNFEVIGSKKELEEKAVSGFDKFAGHTPHRPWIDEVKIKCSKCNKPVSRVKDVGNPWLDAGIVPFSTMKYFDDYEFWQKWYPADFICESFPGQFKNWFYSLIAMSTVLENSKPFKNVLGFATVRDDKGEEMHKSKGNTIWFNEAVEKVGADAMRWLYSLADPFSNLNFGYKNINEAKKELIIFQNVVNFFETYAKIDGWQKNKNIQDSKNLLDKWILSKLNSTIENVSGYLDQFKPHKATQQINNLILDLSLWYLRRSRKRRNEEFYQTLFEVIFNINILLAPFLPYFSEANYQRLKSENDPVSVHLLDFPKAKKELISTELNEQMAIVREIASLSLSLRDDAGIKIRQPLLGLSVWGKTSPIELKPELLAILAEEINVEKIDFKPQKDKEKFIIKKIKDLNFALDIEITPELKSAGILRELTRLIQETRKFANLNPDDLVEIFLKIEDTNIQKIISKNLSEFRKNILSSKITFEKNDVDFKKESKIDGKNIWIGIKK
- the rodA gene encoding rod shape-determining protein RodA, translated to MPAKASKTIDWVLYLLVLLLIIVGILVIYSISYDSSGGNIFRDQIIFAIIGTIMMVIFTFLDYRSLKGLSIYLYLIGLVLLVLVYIFGKVTGGASRWLDLKFIQLQPSEIFKFILIITMASYLSNHQRDFSFRHFIASLLIIVMPIILVLIQPDFGTALILLIIGLSMLLASQIKKIYLFLLVILIAIFTPLTWFFILKDYQKIRLITFLNPKDDPFGAGYNVLQSSITVGSGMLYGRGFGKGFQSQLKFLPASHTDFIFAVFAEEFGFIGALIIILFFVILVIKIIQIAKIAADNFGMLFTVGVATLFIFQVLINIGMNIGIMPVTGIPLPFISSGGSALITNMVLIGILQSIIIRHKKLNFG
- the rplU gene encoding 50S ribosomal protein L21, encoding MKAIISYLGKQFLVSEGSVFEVLTHNLKKSDKIKIDKVGLIANGESIKIGKPEVAGTIVEAEVVEIGKGKKLRGIKFNAKKRYQRILGYRQVVAKIKVNKIKV
- the secE gene encoding preprotein translocase subunit SecE; the protein is MMFSKITNYFTQSFQELKRVNWPKRNEVIKLSLIVIIATVIATLIVAGIDWLLSQLLNYFVMK
- the nusG gene encoding transcription termination/antitermination protein NusG, which encodes MVKKINPKSKEAVKGQRSWYVIHTYSGYEDQVAETLKERIESLGMQDKIFNVTVPKEKQIEIKRGKRKVVEKRIFPGYVLVDMIVTDDSWYVVRNTPNVTGFIGFGTHPTPIADSEMKIIQKKMGIEEPKYKIDLVIGESVKITDGPFSGLEGVIDEVDQERGKVKVLVSMFGRETPVNLDFLQIKKI
- the rplK gene encoding 50S ribosomal protein L11, producing the protein MAKTIKTKIKLQVPAAEANPAPPVGPTLGQHGLNIMEFCNQFNERTQDKKGTILPVEITVYEDRTFDFIIKTPPVAEMIKKTLNLEKGSGIPNKNKVGKLTWAQVEAIAKDKMPDLQVNDVEAAKKIVAGTARSMGVDVA